The Marmota flaviventris isolate mMarFla1 chromosome 5, mMarFla1.hap1, whole genome shotgun sequence genome includes the window attttgtTGGGATATAACTCACATTCTCAGTGGTTTTTATTCTATTATAGAATTGTACATCCTATACCACTGTCTTATATCAGAACATCATCATCACCCCCCAGAGAAACTCCATACCTGTTAGCAGTCACTCCCCCTTCTTCCATCTACTGCTCCACCTCCTATTTGCCACTGTGTATTTTCCTGTTCTGTATAAATAGAATCTTACCAGGCATGGCCTTCTGGACCTGGGCAACTTTCACTTGACGTAATGTTTCCAGGGTTTATCCATTTTGGGCATGtctcagtacttcatttctttttatcatcaAATAAtcttccattgtatggatatatcacattttgcttatccattcctCAGTTGATGGCATTTGGGTTACTTCTACCCTTTTGCTGCTGTTAATAATGTTACCGTGAATATTTGTGTAGAGGaatttgtgtggacatatgttttcaggTCTCTGGGGGAGGTATAGGATTGAAATTGCTAGCCCATCAACTAGGTTTAAGCATTTGatgaactgccaaactgtttttccAAAGTGGCCACACCACTTTCCAATCACACCAGCTATGTGTTCCAGTTTTTCCACATTTTCACCCATActagttattgttaggtttttatttcttcttttattttaaaatacatgcaaTCATTTATGTATAtgcgtgcacatacacacacacacacacacacacacacacacacacaagaaaggcAATATTCTCCCATCTAAATAGCTTTCCAAGCGAACCATCATCCtacctttgtttttgttctagTGGTTATCATCATAATCCAAAGatttcttgattcatttttttttcacttttttaaacaaaaatttcaagTAGATTTAAAAGCAGACCCATATCCCCATCCCCAGCTACGACAATTGTCAACCCAGGACCACTCTTTCTATTTTTGTCAActtcaaatattatatatttcccCCATTGAAAGAATGAGGCTTTACCCCTAATTTACCTCTTCCAAgtatttttctgtttgcttttgttttgtttttgagatgggatctcaccgtgttgcccaggctgggctcaagtgatcatcCCTCTTCAGACTTTGAGGAGCTGAACCACAgggatgcaccaccatgcctgacttcctttccaaatttttttgagtaaattatttttagttctattaTCTCTGCAGTTTTGAGCACCTTAATCTCTTGGTCTGGTTTCATCAACTTTATTGTTTAACTGAGCTCCTCCCTGCTGAGGCTGGGGGTGTTAGTGCTGcacctctttctttgcttctgctCTGACCATGTTGGGCTATGCCTTTTGTGTTGTCAGGTAGAGCCTGTTCTCTAACCGTAAGTCTTCTGGGCTTTGTCTGTTGGTTGGTTCTTGGATTTGAAAATCAAGAGAGTGCGTTATTATGACTTTAACTATTATTCACCTCAGAGCCATATGTTGTGTAAGGATTACTTGTTTTTCCTACAGATTCAATAAAATGCTTCTTGTCCCAATGGGAGAAGAATGTTCTAAGCATCCCTTTGATACTTTTGTGACTCAGAAAAATGTGGTAGTTAGGAGGAATCATGGACTCACTCTAATCACTTATATCTCGTGTGACCTTTTATTCTTTAGCTATCTTGTGCCTTATGTCCCCAACTAGACAGAGAACTCCTTGAAAAGAAAGTGGTCTGTTTTGTTGCTACACCATTTGTTGCTTCTCAGTAAAAATTAAATCAGTTTCCCTAAAAGTTGCAAACCATAACTTCATTTGCTGAGTAAACATAGCCAATACCATTAAACGTCATTTTAGGTTctacatatactttattttataatgaattataaatatataaatatttaaaaaaataaagccattaaaaacttataaattaaaacTTGGACCTTCCACACTGTGAATATTTCTTTTGCATGGTGTTTTTTAGGCTTTCCAAGAAGTCTTTCAATGTTCTCTGCTTGGATTCACTCACGGGACAGTTGTGCTACAAAAGAAACATTGCATTAGCTTGCATGAGTAGGCATCCAAGTCTCTCCACTACGTCTGTCTGCTTGGTCAAGCTCACGTGGCCTGAACAATTGGCAAACTGGGACCTCCCGTCGTCTAGCTTGATTGGGAGTCCAGCAGGATGCTACTTCCACTTCCAGAGCTGGTTACTGTAGCACCAACCCCTGCCTGCCTTCAGGGTGTGCTACAGTCTCTGAACAGTGTGTCACAGCTagcagaggctcagagagagtaATGTGATGTGCAGGCTCAGACCTGCCCGGTGCCACTGCCTGGCCACCTGGATGGTGACAAGACAAGTCATGTTACCCTCCTGCCCACGGAACAGCTGCAGCCACTACCGCTCGGCCTCCAGTCCAGTATGAATCTCAGCTCTACCACTTATTAATTGCATAGCTTAGGACAAACGACTTAATTTATAAAAGCTTCAGTTCCTCTTTTTGTAAGGTGGAGACAATAGTGCTTACTTCATAAGTTAATTAAgaggattaaaagaaaatgtgtgttgtGCCAGCTCCTATTCATTAGCTTTCCTTTTAAATGCAGCAGTAGGCAGGGTGGGGATGAATGTCCCTGCCCTTCTCGAAAGTCAGGTCCTCCACTTGGCATTAGACAACACCCACCGTGGCTGCAAGACTTCTGGTCCCACTCTCCCTCTTTCCTGTGGCATCCATTCTCTCTTCTTACTGGATTATTCCCATTGGGATACTAACATGCTGAACAGACCCCACCTTCAAGAACTTTCCTCATTCTGCAACTGCCCTTCAACTGCGATTCCATTTCTCTGCAACCTTATAGCAAAACACCCCAAAAGAGTTTTCCATACACACTGTGACTTCTTTATTACCTCTGCCCACCCATCCTCTACTGAGCTTACTCCAGGTGGGCTTTCATCCCTCCTCTCCATTTACATAAGCATCACTGATGGCCTCCATCACGCCAGACCTGTGGCCATCACTCTCCCTCCATCTCACTTGATTTGTCAGGATGTTGGACAAGGTCCATCCCCTGCCCAGGGGTTTTTTCATTTCCCTTCAGGGATGAAACCACACTCTGATTTTCTCCCACTTCACTGGTAATAATCTTCAGTCCTCCTCTTCCCTGAACTCTATATATGCCTCTGGGATGGGGCCTTGGAtctcttgctttctctattttctttcatttgtactTTAGCACTTATCAGAGGACTCTCCATTTTATGTTATGAGCTCTGACTTCTCCCCTAAGCTCCAGCCTTTTTAACCATTTCCACTTTGTTATCCACTCAGTTTTGGGGGGATGAGGCatagtactggggtttgaacccaggaccctgcacatgctaggcaagtactctacctctgagccatattcTCTACTCGGTACCTTGCATTCATTATGAACAATGTTGAACTCTTTCTCTGCTCAGTCTCCAACCCTGCTTTGCCCCAGGTCTTCCATGTCTCTGTAAACAGTCCCAGCCATCCCCAAAGGAGTTCAGGTGGGAACCAAGGGggtaccttttatttctttccctcaACCCTCACAATTGACCTGTCAGCAAATCCTTTGGGGTCTATTTTTCATTATACCCCACATTGAACCACCTCCCTGGTCTCAGCCTCACTAGGCCACTGTTATCTCCAGCCTGGTCTACTGTGGCAGCCTCCCAGCAGGCCCTTGGCTCTTCACTTCCTACTCAGTGTATTCACATGGGAGCCAGAGTGACCTGCCTGAACCCGTACAGGTGTTTCCACCATACCTGGGGCAGGATCCAAAGGCCTGTGTGAGCTGATCTAGTAAACCTCCCCTCACTtgctctgctccagccacacttgAAGCTTATTTTCACCTTAGGGCCTTTGCATAGCTATTCCTTCTGCATGTAAGTCATGTGGCCTGTTCCCGCACTTAATTCAAGTATCTGCTCAGAATATATCACTGACTCCTAAATTAACCCCCCTGCTCCTATGACCTACGTTCTTTATTCCTATATTTTAGTTCATAGCCAGTGTTACAACCAGACATCTGATTCTTTTGTCTAATTCCCCCACTAGAATATTTCATGAGTCCCTACTCTGCCCCCCAATCTTTAATGCTGCATCCCCAATGCCTAGGCCAGCACCTGGCACTTGTAAAGCCTCAACaaatacttgctgaatgaatGGGTTCATTGATCAAGGGCATTACAACTAATAAGGAGAGTCATTTACAAGAGAGGCTGCTGTCCACCAGCAGCCACAATCTCAACCCACCAGTAGGACAGTGTAGCTTACCAACTGGGCCATGCTTCGGAGGTTCCTGTAGAGTCCTCTCAGGAGTTTGAGAATGTcaagttttccatttttgttcAAACACCTAGACACCGGGTGGTCTTGATAGGTCTGCCGAAGCACAGTTGTAGCCGTGCAGAGGATTTCCTTCTCAGTTGTGTTCTAGGACGAGAAATGGCCTAGATGAGCCATGTGCTACACTATTTTGAGCATGGGAGAGAGATTTTTCCTCCTTGTTTCCTCCTCCTAGGAAAACACATGGAGATGAATTTGCTCAACTGTGGAGCTACATTCAAGTCTTTCTGTGACATGAATAAAGGCTGGTATCAGTCATAAATCTCTATAAATAACCTCTATTTATTACCTGGAAATGCAGCAAccttctcctctgaacctccaAGTTTCTCTTCCCTTGGAGAGTTTTGCTGAAGGGGTACCTGAATAAAGTCACCAAGTAGGTATATGGCAGTGGGGATTTGAATGCAGGGCCATCTGGTGCGGCGTCTATGCACCATGAGAGATGCCCACGTGAGTTCTTAGGTGCTTTCATTCTTACAAGGGGTTAAAATCCAGCTTTCCCTGGAACCCAACATACTTGTTGGATAAACAAATGCCTGGTCCTTGGCCTGCACTGCATAGCCTTTTCCACGTGACCCTCCCTGTGagatagagtgtgtgtgtgtaaaaggcATGGTCCAAGTGAGGAGTTCAGGCATGTCCCCATGCAGCATGAGGTAGGTGCCCAGTTCTGGGAAAGGTGCCCAGGAGTCTGGTCTGGGGAGATCAGGGAGGCTTCTTGGAAAGACACCATTGAGCTAGGCCTTGGAAAGAGTTGCTATAACAAGGCTTGGACATAAAATGGTATAGAGTGGATGCTGGCAGTGCTGATGTGGGTCTGGCCACATGGCTCTTCTTGGGGACATTGAGCCTTAGAAAAGGGAATGTACAAGCAGCAGAGAAGCTAGAGAAGCTCTTGCTGGGAACCTGGGAGAGGAACTGTGTTTTAGTCTATACCAGGCCTGAGTGTTCTCCCATTTTCCATTAAAGAACACAGGCACAGAACCCAGAGTGGTCTTAGCTTGGGCCCAGTTTCTTTAACCGAGTCTGATGAAAAGCTGCTTCTAGCCTCTGCCAGGACATGCCTGGGGCCCCTGTTACTCAAAGTGCGGTCCATGAACCAGCAGCATGAACATCATCTGGGAACTTTTTAGAAACACAACTCCCCGTCCCCTATCCTGGACCCACTGAGTCAGAGTGTGCGATGACAAGATCCCCTCGGAATTTACATGAGAAGCATCTGAGTTCTTACAGTTGTGTTTACCCCCCTAATTATCAAGGTAATGTAACATTACCTCATtcattaacaaaattaaattcattcaACCCACCAGCCAGATATAACTACTAATATATTTTGGTAAATATCTTCCCaggttttttttaaacacatttttcccCAAACAGGAACTAACTGTTTCATAATCTTTTCACACAATATAcactaaaaacattttctaaagcCATTTAAGTCTTTTAAGAAAGTGGGATTAGGAAGGGTGCgctgacacatgcctgtaatacccgCGATTTGGGAGGCCAAAGCAAGAGGATAGAAAGACCGagatcagcctgagcaacttagtgaggccctgtctcaaaatttaaaatataaaaacaaaaaggactcgAGATGAATCTCATTGGTGAAGAACTCCcagattcaaaccccagtactgctaaaaaaaataataataataagtgggACCGAGAACTACATAGGAACCCACTGTTCCCATGTATTTGTACCATGATTTGTCAATCTTCTAAGGTAGCAGGTTTTTTGCTTCTGTAAATAATGTAGCAGTGAGTGATTCTGCGTTCATCTCATTTCTGAAGACTAAATTCTAGAAGTGCAGattatattttaaggtttttcCAAGAAGACTTAGACCCAGACTGAGGCACCAGAACCCCAGACTACACAGGCTTCTCCTTTGCCATGTGGGGGTTGGGGTCCCAGGGCCAGGCAGATGGAAGAACACTTAGTGAACCAGCTGCAAGTCACTCCTGGTCTCTGACTCTAGTTGCAAACTGAGAGCAGTGCCAGGGGCTCAGGGCTGTGTGGTGAGCAAAGAGGGGCAACACCCTTGCTGCTGGAGAGAGAACCTGAGATCCGAGAGGGCAGAAAGAAGAGCCCCTCTGCTTATTTCCTCATCAAAACCTAGTGAGACTTTTCTGGAACTTTGGCTTGGAACCTGGGAATTAAATTGCCTATTAGTTTAAACCAGTCTATAGCTACatcatataggaaaaaaaaaaaaccctctaacaatatgttttcaaagaactttcTAAAAGTAATTAAGATAAAATTGTAATTGAAAAGAATCTGCatcaaatggaaaaattttaaaggaactAATTCTAAAGGCAGTTTTGGTTAAAGACCTTAAATTTTAGCTTATTGGTTTTGCCGCCAAAGAACAACACTCCACCCCATCCCTGACTTCTTGTCATCTGCCTGTGGCACTTTCTGCCTCAGTGGGTCTGGCAGTGGCTCACAGAGCATACTTTGACAACCCAGCACACTTTGTAGCTCAGATCTGCTAAAAAAGAGACTCAAAATGTGACCACTGGCCCCAagggcacttttccactgagctacatcttcagtccttttatttatttattttgagatatggtctctctaagttgcttagcacctcactaagttgctgagtttgacTTTGAACTTccgatcctcttgccttagccttttgagttgctggaattacaggtgtgcaccatcatacctGGCCAAGCTACTGGAATTCTTGATTCccaaaagaaatcaaatgaatatGCTTGGTTTTAGAAAGATATTGTGTTTGGGGAACACAAAGAAGTAGCTTTTCCTACCATATACCACTTTGTGGGATTTTGAAAATAACActctttctccatttagaaacATCTTAATATATAAGTAGGCAGTGCTGAGtgtttgagggaaagaaaagaatggaaaagtGAGGTTGTCAATTCCAGCAGGACGAGACACAGTCTGGGGTAAGGTTGTGAGATGGGTGAGCATGAAAGCAGCCACACAGGACACCCTGTGTGTGAGAACTAGGAGTCAGCAGGTGGGGAGGGGTCATCTAGATGCAGCCCAGAGTCACAGGGGGACCTCCTGTGACTGCTGGACCTCCTCAGAAGTGcagattatattttaagtttttttccaaCTGCTGGGCCTCCTCAGAATCATCACTTCTCTACAATCCAATCTGTGACTTTAATCATGGTTATATTATCTTATATTAACACTCTCCACTAACTCAAGAGCTACATTCCAATCAACCTTCAAATCACCTTCAAGATCACTTTCATATCCTTAAATGTGGAAGCTGAGGCTCTGAGAGGTGTGAAGACTTATCACAGACCATACAAATAGTTAATGGCAGAACTGAGGCTAAAATCTCAGGCTCTCTTACTTCTAGACCCTCCTACCTCCATGAGGGCCAGATGCTGATGAGCTGGTCCCTTTCCTTGGCTTTGGTACAGCCCTCTCCACATGCAGCAAGCCATGGGAGAACCCAAGGCACAATCCAGGGACTCTTGGCTTCCAGTGGGTACCATATGGGTTGGAAGGACttagagattttatatatatataaaattatatatatatatgtgtgtgtgtgtgtgtgtgtgtgtattatccTTCAGAATCTTATCCTGCATCAGAGTTCAGAATAATCTTTAGTGAAATGAGATAGTCCAGATAAAAGGCTGAAGAAGAGTTTTCCTTGTGGAGTAGGATGGGCCCTGTTCATGGCCTGGGTGCTGAACAGGGGCTTCCGTGCTGGCCAAGTCAGCCCTTAGTTCACATGGCAAGCAGGTAGCTAAGGGACCACTGGTGAATTGAGGCTTTGGGGCTTTCCTTCTCAGTTGTGTGTTTCCATGAAAACAGGAACTGAAGTGCACAAAGCTATTGATATGGCTGTAGTCATGTGTTTGTCAGAGAAAATGCACTATCAGCTGTCACATCTATCTCCTCCCACTACAGATGGGGGGTGGTGAGACTGCAGGAGGCAGAAAGGCGAGATGCCCAAGCAGTAAGAAGCAGGAATATGTTGGACTCTATCTGGCAGGATGGCGGTAGACCAGGCTGCAGGAGCTTTGGCAGGTTACCAAGTAAGCTGAGGTCTTTGGAGAGCCAGCCCCAGATCCCAGCAGACTGCTAGGTGACCAGGCTGTGAGAGAGAAGGGGCTCTGGCAATACCTTCTCTGTTGCCATAGGAAGTCTCTTAGACAAAGTGAAAGCGCCCTCAACCTGTAATCTCAATATCTGTTTTTGTGAGAGTATTTGGTTCTCAAAACTGCATGGGCCAAAAAAAATTCTCCCATTCAGCAGGCATGTATTGAGTGCCTCCTGTGTTCCAGGTATTATACCCAATGCTGAGTTAAACCCTAGAGAGCTTTTCTTTGACAAGATCTAAATTAGGATTACAAACTCCAAGTTTTCTATTAGGTATCTTCTAAATCAAGTGAAACCGAAAACTTCAAAACACGCTTAAGAGTAAAAAATCAGAATTCCGATTATATGAAAACATTTAACACCCTATAATTAATTTGCGtctgttcatttttcattaaagaaaTGTTCCATTCAAACTTTTGTGGATAGCCCTCCTCTCCCAAGTCACTCATCTGCCAAAGCAGACCATAGAACAGCTTCTTACCTTGGGGACAGCAAAGACGTCTGCTACCATCACCTCCATGCATGTAGTCTTTGGCACAAGCAGGAACGAGAGAGCAAGAGACAGAGTTAGCCTCCAACAGGACAGAGAAATCCCTGATAAGCATTTCCTACTCCCTCACATTgggaaaacttcccagacttccCCAGAAGAAAGTGCCAGGGAAAAGTCTTGCTATGCTCCCTGCCTGGCCACCAACATCCACTATCAATTTCTCCCACAAACTATGTCTTTCTCATAATCTGGAACTACCCACGGCATCACCAGAACATCTGGAGAGATGGTACCAGATAGGCTACTCACCTTTTTCCCTGAGAGTGTGTTCAAAGTTTTGATGATCTCTTCTAAGGTAACGTTGCATCCGTGGGTGAAGTTGCCAGGGCATACTAGGAGACAGAAGAGAGTGGCAATCAGCAGGGGGGTGAGACCCATCAATAGGTGTCTTTTGGCAGTGACAATGTGAGACGATTAGTTTATCAGGGGAGGCTAACAATGCAATTCTGACAAAGATATCTCtatatatagatttaaaattGCTGAAACCAAAGGAAAATAAGTTTACATTGGAAATTTTCGTTACACCAGATTGTCAGTTATTTGAGGCCAATCAGCGCCTCTCTTCCAGGAGAAAAAATACTTCATAAAAACAGGTAAAATGTTCCTGTGAAATCAGACCAGTAGGAAAatgaaacctttttttaaaattaactacaaAGTTTCAGCATAGGAAATTACACCATAATTTGCTCTGTAGATTAATCTTATCAGCTTGGGGTTGTTGCTGGCTTTTTACTTTGCATAGAAGGAAGAGGCCACAGGTGTCCGAATTTGTGTTAGTGCCATCCTCCTGGGGAAAGATCGAGTAATGTCAGGAAAGTTTGACTTGCATGGTATTTCTACCTGGCTTCTTCCAGGTATGGGGGGAATCTTGGAAACTCTCCTGTCATGGGAAAGCTGACCTGGGTTCTTCTCTGAGTGGAAGAATAACAGGCCCAGGCCTTCTCCTGTCCTAGTACAGGACCTGCTGTTTTTGCAAGTGGATGTCTTCAGTGAGGGACAAGTAACATCAGGTGGGGCCCAGGTTGGGTCCCACCAGGTCCTTTAAGGTCTATACCAAGAAGAAGGCCCTGGGCAAGGTTGAAGGTTGTCTATCCTGAGGCTTCAGGAGTGACCACTTTTTAAGAGAAACTTGAACACattcccagctacttaggaaaaGGGACTACCATCTTCCAAGTCACCCATCAGTTCTCTTTGTGAATACCCCGTCACCCACATGCTGTCTTAATCTAATTCTTGTGGCTCTGGTGAGGTGAACATTGCCTCACACTGTTAGTCAGCCTAAAGACAAAAATTGTGTATTTATGGCATATGAAATTGTTGTtgtttcgattttttttttttttttttttttgatgctagagaccaaacccagtgccttgcacatgcaaggcaagcactctaccacaggctacctcccagcactttttaatttttattttgagacagggtctcactgagttgtttaggtcctaagttgctgaagctggctttgaacttgcaatcctcctgcctcaccctccgagctgctgggattacaggtgtgcaccactgcatctggcacaattttttttcctttagaacaaaaatgtaaatgagaacaAGCCCAAAGAGGAGAAGTGGAGGGTGAAGTCTGGGAGGAACCCAAACTCAGCTTCCGTTATCTTCTCCCCCATGAAGTCCCAGAGCCCCACTTTCTCAGCTCCTCAGTGTGTGACAGAATTCAGAGTATTTCTGAATCAGGGAGACTTCCCTGAGTGTTGGTGTCCAGAGTTTTTCCTGGGGTTGTGCTGTGCAGGCATGGTTGATTGGACCACTGGTCACTCAGTTGAACCCATTCTCTGGGCCCCCTCCACTGGCAGAGGCCAGACCAAGACCATAGTCTCTCAGTGGTGTGGCCAACCTCATCCTGATTCGTCTCATTAGCAAAAAGTATCTCGGGGTCCATCAGGAGTCTCTTGACTGGTGCAAATGATCAGGTCCCACCATGAATAACAAAGATATGCCTATTGCTCAGGAAATCCCATGGATTTAGGATTTTTTCCAGGCACTAGTGAAAAAGAATAACTGCATTCCTTATTCCAAGGGGCGTAGCCATTGGACCAAGAGCCAGACCTCTCTGAGTGAAGTCAGGGGAGAGTCTGTGAGAAGAACATGAGGTTTCTTGCAGGACAGGTGGGGACATCAGCTCAGATTAACCCTTGTGTGGAGTGAGGCAGGGTAGCGGCTCAGAGTGAGCAGAGGAAGTCTGTTCAGAGCACTGCCACGCTGGAGGAGTCCTGCTAAATAACTCAGATTCTCAAGGAAAGGCCAGGCGGCAGAGCCAGAGCTGGAGGCAGTCTGGGTTCTGGAGCATCTCAGAGGCAGTGGGAGGTGAGTCAGAAAAGGAATATAATATGGGAGCCTTTAGCTCAGAAGCAGAATACTGACTGTTCTGTTTGTTGAATGAGGCAAGAGAAAAAAGGATGAACTTTGGAAAGTAACCAGAAGTTTCCCTTCTCAAAGGGAAGAAAGTGGCTGTCCTGCCCTGCAGTGACAGCACCATGGCACCTGTGAGTGTGGCCGGCCAGGCAGAGGTTGGGAAGATGGATGTCTGCACCATCACAGACAGAGAGGACAGCAGCAGCTATCACCATGAAGGAACCACCACGCCAGCGGGAGTTGTGGGCAGTGACTGGTGGGCAGGTGGGCACCAAAGTTTAGGAGAGAAGCGGAAAGACGCTCCTGGGCTCTGGCAGTATCCATCTCagacccttgcccttgcccttgcccttcAGACAAGCTGAGAACCAGCACTAGCCTCTCCCTGGCCAAAGAACTTTCCACTCAGACCCTGAAACAGCAGTCAGTTATTGATTCTGTGACATGGGCGGATCACTAaccttgggcctcagtttcctcaggaaTGGTTTCGCTCTTCCTTTTGGATTCCTTTGAGGAGTGAAGGAAAGATTAGCACTTGGCACAGGTCACTCTTTAAAGGGTGGCTGTTCCCAGAGGCTGCCCCAGCTCACATGGCTAAGAGAGGGGACTCAGCTCCACAGCCCATCAGGCCTGATTGCACTGTGTCCTCCCAAGATGACCTTGAGCATGCCCTCAGCATCTTCTGTAcagtgtgggggaggggcagctgTACTTGGCTCTTGAGGTTGTTATGaagaataaataagttaaaacttAAAGTACTTAGAAAAGTGCCCACATACGTGAGCCCTCCAGGAGTGGCAAGATTGTTATCATTAGTCCTCTCTTGGTTGGCCAGATGTTAGCAAATCCAAGGCTGGACTGGGCAACGGAGCCTCATGGATGCTACCCACACTTGTCCCTCCCAGGTGTCTCCTTGTTAGCCTGTGGATCCCTGTCCTTGTTTCTGGTGAGTTATGATTGTTACTCTGCAGCCCTCAGACTCTTGTTGCTGGATTCCAGACAGGAAATAGACACTGCCATGGATGCTTTAGTCAGAACAGGACTTAAGCAGGTGCTATAACTGTGTTGGGAGGGAAAGGAGCAGTCTCCAGCCTGGGCTCTGGATTCTAAAGAGCTGACCCACGGGGGGTGCCCTGCCTCTGAGGCTATGTCATTTACCCCACCCTACAGGGCTGCAATGTGGGGATGCTGCCCCAACAGCCTCCCATCACCTACAAAACTGCTCCAGG containing:
- the Il4 gene encoding interleukin-4, whose protein sequence is MGLTPLLIATLFCLLVCPGNFTHGCNVTLEEIIKTLNTLSGKKTTCMEVMVADVFAVPKNTTEKEILCTATTVLRQTYQDHPVSRCLNKNGKLDILKLLRGLYRNLRSMAQLHNCPVSESKQRTLKDFLESLKNTMQKKYSQCGRSKF